A single region of the Nomia melanderi isolate GNS246 chromosome 12, iyNomMela1, whole genome shotgun sequence genome encodes:
- the LOC116426226 gene encoding uncharacterized protein LOC116426226 isoform X1 — protein MELISQNVFSRSKKKLHQNERNFCVINNSKSYSKNNDIDNSFENSNSINETISTRNTEKSMKIFDASESHRFDNTGSTDLEEFAAKSMNVVVDIHREYKSEKHNENTRKIETQDEMNVSAKQSQELRIFSKVNASRGRKNEYQKLNQVKSQDILKEHGDIEVINSIDLIEEFNGSSTMQKDKRTERELIKNKGNQFAFVDGKSRCRGKWGALQSRPEEARKPPRKRWSKNTSVIRLPEARGSSWASSTDYKFPLERTPEEIKQKSFPEYDNTAFVSDNEEILRIETDYDDRENAKIEMKELTNQELENSMVSSREREISDATVITIENLDEPEDSSFEKDSSHNKSRNNVTLENKRNHDSVSKIFDENNDNESDDSIESQTLEDITVQSNYRSSEESLIKDQRSAKKKNKGTKKRPSIDSLGHSSQSAVSAIEYNDAETRSSKSEDDRESRNETKERKISKSVSSFVRNSSCSNVTKEGSKRKKKKKKGTKYISITIHRADMLEIDYLTKHPMVKVHIVHAETGKYLKSEFGTYLQPMITGKFDFKENKSIVPSWEEEIVFEYNFDSILKTDNDQVVILFEIIDLLSFAEASFNYDKFGHEGCWYKIAWAFLKPVGRNNVIHIDKKVRLQLYKPRKSLKKFERFHACEAYMWWKLNIREKYPSSLFVTVTSIDPPKLEPVLYQQLSLNDLSLSDTRSESHKVSSHASNSIDLPKWSRLSAQSCKIPNEITFETEISENGCFFVAFSNNGKYLACTHSEEHDYPVVVYEVETKKSHIRFSGHKTFIYSLNWSENDTYLLSVSSDQTARIWDVQNRIVQHAEMMPHPSYVYCGKFDPESAVIVATGCYDRTVRIWARDRRSKNRDLCQELEGHKGFINSMCFQKNSNLLTADSVGIIILWMAKKGRRRITRKEWHISRRIKVRDIDGVIINTILLHPLQSRLLVHSRNNGLRMLDLATGVVLQKYNELSSQRIQSTACISPCGGLILCGGEDSTLNIWNLETGTLLAKYTFDRNLRAVTCVDYHPYDHMLAFSTFGSPAAVKILKFNRDTTGEDIGLRMLEDNRVKTNVSDMSLRVLNTPMVSKHRSRSNNRMQTPENALKEKNVQSDSSGKLCTVESLHKIPTGRNAKYTNAKLKLLRLNETEQTLKSRSANRLYNIIEKIDRILSNTSRSPGDIETGSNFQYTRDTSKDGIFTVQNENMEKREMKTEGEKSFAYLSADDHSHSCFESSTTSSMKPMGNIVELKPVGKTRDLNTKKRSQSAKILKSNEVYEDDVSKTFSDSAANYQKNRAKSRKNMESSFINPIRDRKPKEFLKQTSSNDDYSNSSQSAGTYVIGKNDAEGNSDEGSIKLLGNEVLTENGTENNLKDIHPGSDSSVISNATFTIENEMPIPLPRRKKNLS, from the exons ATGGAATTAATATCACAAAATGTATTTTCAAGAAGTAAAAAAAAACTACATCAAAACGAAAGGAATTTCTGTGTAATTAATAACAGTAAATCATATTCCAAAAATAATGATATTgacaattcatttgaaaattcaaattctatCAATGAAACAATATCCACgagaaatacagaaaaatctatgaaaatatTCGATGCGAGTGAGTCGCATAGATTTGACAATACAGGTTCCACTGATTTAGAAGAATTCGCGGCTAAATCGATGAACGTGGTCGTCGACATACATCGAGAATATAAGTCCGAAAAACATAACGAAAATACAAGAAAGATTGAAACGCAGGATGAGATGAACGTTTCCGCGAAACAGTCACAGGAActgagaatattttcaaaagttaATGCATCTCGCGGTAGGAAGAACGAATATCAAAAATTGAACCAGGTTAAGAGTCAGGATATCTTGAAAGAACACGGTGATATAGAGGTAATCAACTCGATAGACCTGATAGAAGAATTTAATGGATCCTCGACAATGCAAAAAGATAAAAGAACAGAAAGGgaattaattaagaataaaGGCAATCAATTCGCTTTTGTCGACGGAAAATCTCGCTGTAGAGGAAAATGGGGGGCGCTGCAATCTCGTCCAGAAGAAGCGAGAAAGCCGCCGCGGAAACGGTGGTCGAAAAACACCTCTGTGATCCGGTTGCCTGAAGCAAGGGGCAGTTCCTGGGCTTCGTCCACAGATTATAAATTCCCTTTAGAGCGGACACCGGAAGAGATAAAACAGAAATCGTTTCCCGAGTACGATAATACTGCGTTTGTTTCGGACAACGAAGAAATACTTCGAATCGAGACTGATTATGATGATCGAGAAAATGCGAAGATCGAGATGAAGGAACTTACGAACCAGGAGCTCGAAAATTCGATGGTTTCTTCGCGTGAGAGAGAGATATCCGACGCGACTGTCATTACAATCGAAAATTTAGATGAGCCAGAAGATTCAAGCTTCGAGAAAGATTCGAGTCACAATAAATCCAGGAATAACGTAActttggaaaataaaagaaatcatgaCTCGGTCAGTAAAATTTTtgatgaaaataatgataatgaatcAGATGATTCGATTGAATCTCAGACCTTGGAAGACATTACCGTGCAATCGAATTATCGATCCTCTGAAGAGTCGTTGATTAAAGATCAACGTTCtgcgaagaagaaaaataaaggaactaAGAAAAGACCATCTATCGATAGCCTTGGTCATTCTAGTCAATCTGCGGTATCTGCGATCGAATATAATGATGCTGAAACGAGATCTAGTAAATCGGAAGATGACCGTGAATCGAGGAATGAAACCAAAGAAAGGAAAATTTCTAAAAGTGTTTCTAGTTTCGTTAGGAATAGTTCGTGTTCGAATGTAACGAAAGAAGGctcgaagagaaaaaagaaaaagaaaaagggcacgaaatatatttctattacgaTTCATAGGGCGGACATGTTAGAGATCGATTATTTGACGAAGCATCCGATGGTAAAGGTTCATATTGTGCACGCTGAGACtgggaaatatttgaaaagcgAGTTTGGTACCTATTTGCAGCCAATGATCACTggtaaatttgattttaaagagAACAAATCTATTGTGCCTTCATGGGAAGAGGAAATCGTTTTCGAGTATAATTTTGATTCGATATTAAAAACCGATAACGATCAAGTcgtaattttattcgaaatcatCGACCTGTTGAGTTTCGCGGAAGCTAGCTTTAATTATGATAAATTTG GTCACGAAGGTTGTTGGTATAAGATTGCTTGGGCATTTTTGAAGCCTGTAGGGAGGAACAACGTCATTCACATCGATAAAAAAGTTagattacaattatataaacctcGCAAAAGCTTGAAAAAGTTCGAAAGATTTCATGCGTGCGAA gcGTACATGTGGTGGAAGCTAAATATCAGAGAAAAATATCCTAGTAGTTTATTCGTCACCGTAACGTCCATCGATCCTCCCAAGCTGGAACCAGTTCTCTATCAGCAATTATCATTAAACGATTTGTCGTTGTCCGACACACGCAGCGAGTCGCATAAAGTTTCGAGCCACGCTTCGAATTCCATAGATTTACCGAAGTGGTCGCGGTTATCCGCGCAGTCTTGCAAAATACCAAATGAAATCACCTTTGAAACTGAAATCAGCGAAAACGGATGCTTCTTTGTCGCTTTCAGCAACAACGGCAAATACTTAGCTTGCACCCATTCCGAGGAGCATGATTATCCCGTAGTCGTTTATGAG GTCGAAACAAAGAAGAGTCATATACGATTTTCTGGACACAAGACTTTCATTTATTCTCTAAATTGGTCTGAGAATGATACTTATCTGCTTTCTGTCTCGTCAGATCAAACCGCTCGCATTTGGGACGTTCAAAATCGTATCGTACAGCATGCAGAA ATGATGCCGCATCCTTCGTATGTGTACTGCGGCAAATTTGATCCTGAAAGTGCTGTGATTGTGGCGACTGGGTGTTATGATCGTACAGTCCGCATTTGGGCCCGCGACAGAAGATCGAAGAACCGTGATCTCTGCCAGGAATTGGAGGGCCACAAAGGATTTATAAATTCCATGTGTTTTCAAAAGAACAGTAATTTATTGACCGCTGACAGCGTTGGGATAATAATTTTGTGGATGGCGAAGAAAGGTCGTCGCAGGATCACTCGCAAAGAATGGCACATATCGCGCAGGATAAAGGTCAGAGACATCGATGGCGTAATAATTAACACTATCCTGTTACATCCTTTACAGTCTAGGCTGCTTGTTCATTCAAGAAATAACGGATTGCGGATGTTGGACTTAGCAACTGGCGTTGTTTTGCAAAAATATAACGAATTGAGCAGTCAAAG gatACAATCGACTGCATGTATATCTCCTTGTGGCGGTTTAATTCTTTGCGGAGGCGAGGACTCTACATTGAACATTTGGAATTTGGAAACCGGAACTCTTCTAGCAAAATATACTTTCGATCGAAATTTGCGCGCCGTGACCTGTGTGGATTATCATCCGTACGACCACATGCTGGCCTTTTCAACGTTCGGTAGTCCGGCtgcagtaaaaatattaaaattcaacagAGACACAACTGGGGAGGACATAGGCCTACGAATGTTAGAAGACAACAGAGTCAAAACGAACGTCAGTGATATGTCTTTAAGAGTGTTGAACACTCCTATGGTGTCTAAGCACAGATCACGATCGAACAATAGAATGCAAACGCCGGAGAATGCTTTAAAAGAGAAAAACGTACAATCCGATTCAAGCGGTAAGCTTTGCACGGTCGAGTCTCTTCACAAAATTCCCACAGGAAGAAACGCCAAGTATACGAACGCGAAGCTGAAACTTCTGCGGCTGAACGAAACCGAACAGACTCTGAAAAGTCGCAGCGCGAACCGTTTATACAACATCATCGAGAAGATCGACAGGATTTTGTCGAACACGTCTAGATCGCCAGGCGATATAGAGACCGGCAGCAATTTCCAGTATACCCGAGATACGAGTAAAGATGGAATCTTTACAGTTCAAAacgaaaatatggaaaaaaggGAAATGAAGACCGAGGGAGAGAAATCGTTTGCTTATTTGAGCGCCGATGATCATTCGCATTCGTGCTTTGAATCGAGTACGACCAGCAGCATGAAACCGATGGGGAATATTGTGGAATTAAAGCCGGTAGGAAAAACGAGGGATTTGAATACAAAGAAGAGATCGCAAAGCGCGAAAATATTGAAGAGCAATGAAGTATACGAAGACGACGTTTCGAAAACTTTTTCTGATAGTGCAGCTAATTATCAAAAAAATCGGGCTAAAAGTAGGAAAAATATGGAATCTTCTTTTATTAATCCAATTCGAGATAGGAAACCgaaagaatttttgaaacagaCTTCTTCTAATGATGATTATTCAAATTCTTCACAAAGCGCTGGTACTTATGTTATTGGAAAGAATGATGCTGAAGGAAACAGCGATGAAGGCTCGATCAAATTACTTGGCAACGAGGTGTTGACTGAAAATGGCACGGAAAACAATTTGAAGGATATACACCCTGGGAGCGATAGCTCAGTAATTAGTAACGCGACTTTCACTATTGAAAACGAGATGCCTATTCCATTGcctagaagaaagaaaaatctttCTTGA
- the LOC116426226 gene encoding uncharacterized protein LOC116426226 isoform X2 — translation MELISQNVFSRSKKKLHQNERNFCVINNSKSYSKNNDIDNSFENSNSINETISTRNTEKSMKIFDASESHRFDNTGSTDLEEFAAKSMNVVVDIHREYKSEKHNENTRKIETQDEMNVSAKQSQELRIFSKVNASRGRKNEYQKLNQVKSQDILKEHGDIEVINSIDLIEEFNGSSTMQKDKRTERELIKNKGNQFAFVDGKSRCRGKWGALQSRPEEARKPPRKRWSKNTSVIRLPEARGSSWASSTDYKFPLERTPEEIKQKSFPEYDNTAFVSDNEEILRIETDYDDRENAKIEMKELTNQELENSMVSSREREISDATVITIENLDEPEDSSFEKDSSHNKSRNNVTLENKRNHDSVSKIFDENNDNESDDSIESQTLEDITVQSNYRSSEESLIKDQRSAKKKNKGTKKRPSIDSLGHSSQSAVSAIEYNDAETRSSKSEDDRESRNETKERKISKSVSSFVRNSSCSNVTKEGSKRKKKKKKGTKYISITIHRADMLEIDYLTKHPMVKVHIVHAETGKYLKSEFGTYLQPMITGKFDFKENKSIVPSWEEEIVFEYNFDSILKTDNDQVVILFEIIDLLSFAEASFNYDKFGHEGCWYKIAWAFLKPVGRNNVIHIDKKVRLQLYKPRKSLKKFERFHACEAYMWWKLNIREKYPSSLFVTVTSIDPPKLEPVLYQQLSLNDLSLSDTRSESHKVSSHASNSIDLPKWSRLSAQSCKIPNEITFETEISENGCFFVAFSNNGKYLACTHSEEHDYPVVVYEVETKKSHIRFSGHKTFIYSLNWSENDTYLLSVSSDQTARIWDVQNRIVQHAEMMPHPSYVYCGKFDPESAVIVATGCYDRTVRIWARDRRSKNRDLCQELEGHKGFINSMCFQKNSNLLTADSVGIIILWMAKKGRRRITRKEWHISRRIKSRLLVHSRNNGLRMLDLATGVVLQKYNELSSQRIQSTACISPCGGLILCGGEDSTLNIWNLETGTLLAKYTFDRNLRAVTCVDYHPYDHMLAFSTFGSPAAVKILKFNRDTTGEDIGLRMLEDNRVKTNVSDMSLRVLNTPMVSKHRSRSNNRMQTPENALKEKNVQSDSSGKLCTVESLHKIPTGRNAKYTNAKLKLLRLNETEQTLKSRSANRLYNIIEKIDRILSNTSRSPGDIETGSNFQYTRDTSKDGIFTVQNENMEKREMKTEGEKSFAYLSADDHSHSCFESSTTSSMKPMGNIVELKPVGKTRDLNTKKRSQSAKILKSNEVYEDDVSKTFSDSAANYQKNRAKSRKNMESSFINPIRDRKPKEFLKQTSSNDDYSNSSQSAGTYVIGKNDAEGNSDEGSIKLLGNEVLTENGTENNLKDIHPGSDSSVISNATFTIENEMPIPLPRRKKNLS, via the exons ATGGAATTAATATCACAAAATGTATTTTCAAGAAGTAAAAAAAAACTACATCAAAACGAAAGGAATTTCTGTGTAATTAATAACAGTAAATCATATTCCAAAAATAATGATATTgacaattcatttgaaaattcaaattctatCAATGAAACAATATCCACgagaaatacagaaaaatctatgaaaatatTCGATGCGAGTGAGTCGCATAGATTTGACAATACAGGTTCCACTGATTTAGAAGAATTCGCGGCTAAATCGATGAACGTGGTCGTCGACATACATCGAGAATATAAGTCCGAAAAACATAACGAAAATACAAGAAAGATTGAAACGCAGGATGAGATGAACGTTTCCGCGAAACAGTCACAGGAActgagaatattttcaaaagttaATGCATCTCGCGGTAGGAAGAACGAATATCAAAAATTGAACCAGGTTAAGAGTCAGGATATCTTGAAAGAACACGGTGATATAGAGGTAATCAACTCGATAGACCTGATAGAAGAATTTAATGGATCCTCGACAATGCAAAAAGATAAAAGAACAGAAAGGgaattaattaagaataaaGGCAATCAATTCGCTTTTGTCGACGGAAAATCTCGCTGTAGAGGAAAATGGGGGGCGCTGCAATCTCGTCCAGAAGAAGCGAGAAAGCCGCCGCGGAAACGGTGGTCGAAAAACACCTCTGTGATCCGGTTGCCTGAAGCAAGGGGCAGTTCCTGGGCTTCGTCCACAGATTATAAATTCCCTTTAGAGCGGACACCGGAAGAGATAAAACAGAAATCGTTTCCCGAGTACGATAATACTGCGTTTGTTTCGGACAACGAAGAAATACTTCGAATCGAGACTGATTATGATGATCGAGAAAATGCGAAGATCGAGATGAAGGAACTTACGAACCAGGAGCTCGAAAATTCGATGGTTTCTTCGCGTGAGAGAGAGATATCCGACGCGACTGTCATTACAATCGAAAATTTAGATGAGCCAGAAGATTCAAGCTTCGAGAAAGATTCGAGTCACAATAAATCCAGGAATAACGTAActttggaaaataaaagaaatcatgaCTCGGTCAGTAAAATTTTtgatgaaaataatgataatgaatcAGATGATTCGATTGAATCTCAGACCTTGGAAGACATTACCGTGCAATCGAATTATCGATCCTCTGAAGAGTCGTTGATTAAAGATCAACGTTCtgcgaagaagaaaaataaaggaactaAGAAAAGACCATCTATCGATAGCCTTGGTCATTCTAGTCAATCTGCGGTATCTGCGATCGAATATAATGATGCTGAAACGAGATCTAGTAAATCGGAAGATGACCGTGAATCGAGGAATGAAACCAAAGAAAGGAAAATTTCTAAAAGTGTTTCTAGTTTCGTTAGGAATAGTTCGTGTTCGAATGTAACGAAAGAAGGctcgaagagaaaaaagaaaaagaaaaagggcacgaaatatatttctattacgaTTCATAGGGCGGACATGTTAGAGATCGATTATTTGACGAAGCATCCGATGGTAAAGGTTCATATTGTGCACGCTGAGACtgggaaatatttgaaaagcgAGTTTGGTACCTATTTGCAGCCAATGATCACTggtaaatttgattttaaagagAACAAATCTATTGTGCCTTCATGGGAAGAGGAAATCGTTTTCGAGTATAATTTTGATTCGATATTAAAAACCGATAACGATCAAGTcgtaattttattcgaaatcatCGACCTGTTGAGTTTCGCGGAAGCTAGCTTTAATTATGATAAATTTG GTCACGAAGGTTGTTGGTATAAGATTGCTTGGGCATTTTTGAAGCCTGTAGGGAGGAACAACGTCATTCACATCGATAAAAAAGTTagattacaattatataaacctcGCAAAAGCTTGAAAAAGTTCGAAAGATTTCATGCGTGCGAA gcGTACATGTGGTGGAAGCTAAATATCAGAGAAAAATATCCTAGTAGTTTATTCGTCACCGTAACGTCCATCGATCCTCCCAAGCTGGAACCAGTTCTCTATCAGCAATTATCATTAAACGATTTGTCGTTGTCCGACACACGCAGCGAGTCGCATAAAGTTTCGAGCCACGCTTCGAATTCCATAGATTTACCGAAGTGGTCGCGGTTATCCGCGCAGTCTTGCAAAATACCAAATGAAATCACCTTTGAAACTGAAATCAGCGAAAACGGATGCTTCTTTGTCGCTTTCAGCAACAACGGCAAATACTTAGCTTGCACCCATTCCGAGGAGCATGATTATCCCGTAGTCGTTTATGAG GTCGAAACAAAGAAGAGTCATATACGATTTTCTGGACACAAGACTTTCATTTATTCTCTAAATTGGTCTGAGAATGATACTTATCTGCTTTCTGTCTCGTCAGATCAAACCGCTCGCATTTGGGACGTTCAAAATCGTATCGTACAGCATGCAGAA ATGATGCCGCATCCTTCGTATGTGTACTGCGGCAAATTTGATCCTGAAAGTGCTGTGATTGTGGCGACTGGGTGTTATGATCGTACAGTCCGCATTTGGGCCCGCGACAGAAGATCGAAGAACCGTGATCTCTGCCAGGAATTGGAGGGCCACAAAGGATTTATAAATTCCATGTGTTTTCAAAAGAACAGTAATTTATTGACCGCTGACAGCGTTGGGATAATAATTTTGTGGATGGCGAAGAAAGGTCGTCGCAGGATCACTCGCAAAGAATGGCACATATCGCGCAGGATAAAG TCTAGGCTGCTTGTTCATTCAAGAAATAACGGATTGCGGATGTTGGACTTAGCAACTGGCGTTGTTTTGCAAAAATATAACGAATTGAGCAGTCAAAG gatACAATCGACTGCATGTATATCTCCTTGTGGCGGTTTAATTCTTTGCGGAGGCGAGGACTCTACATTGAACATTTGGAATTTGGAAACCGGAACTCTTCTAGCAAAATATACTTTCGATCGAAATTTGCGCGCCGTGACCTGTGTGGATTATCATCCGTACGACCACATGCTGGCCTTTTCAACGTTCGGTAGTCCGGCtgcagtaaaaatattaaaattcaacagAGACACAACTGGGGAGGACATAGGCCTACGAATGTTAGAAGACAACAGAGTCAAAACGAACGTCAGTGATATGTCTTTAAGAGTGTTGAACACTCCTATGGTGTCTAAGCACAGATCACGATCGAACAATAGAATGCAAACGCCGGAGAATGCTTTAAAAGAGAAAAACGTACAATCCGATTCAAGCGGTAAGCTTTGCACGGTCGAGTCTCTTCACAAAATTCCCACAGGAAGAAACGCCAAGTATACGAACGCGAAGCTGAAACTTCTGCGGCTGAACGAAACCGAACAGACTCTGAAAAGTCGCAGCGCGAACCGTTTATACAACATCATCGAGAAGATCGACAGGATTTTGTCGAACACGTCTAGATCGCCAGGCGATATAGAGACCGGCAGCAATTTCCAGTATACCCGAGATACGAGTAAAGATGGAATCTTTACAGTTCAAAacgaaaatatggaaaaaaggGAAATGAAGACCGAGGGAGAGAAATCGTTTGCTTATTTGAGCGCCGATGATCATTCGCATTCGTGCTTTGAATCGAGTACGACCAGCAGCATGAAACCGATGGGGAATATTGTGGAATTAAAGCCGGTAGGAAAAACGAGGGATTTGAATACAAAGAAGAGATCGCAAAGCGCGAAAATATTGAAGAGCAATGAAGTATACGAAGACGACGTTTCGAAAACTTTTTCTGATAGTGCAGCTAATTATCAAAAAAATCGGGCTAAAAGTAGGAAAAATATGGAATCTTCTTTTATTAATCCAATTCGAGATAGGAAACCgaaagaatttttgaaacagaCTTCTTCTAATGATGATTATTCAAATTCTTCACAAAGCGCTGGTACTTATGTTATTGGAAAGAATGATGCTGAAGGAAACAGCGATGAAGGCTCGATCAAATTACTTGGCAACGAGGTGTTGACTGAAAATGGCACGGAAAACAATTTGAAGGATATACACCCTGGGAGCGATAGCTCAGTAATTAGTAACGCGACTTTCACTATTGAAAACGAGATGCCTATTCCATTGcctagaagaaagaaaaatctttCTTGA